In one Echinicola marina genomic region, the following are encoded:
- a CDS encoding SusD/RagB family nutrient-binding outer membrane lipoprotein, giving the protein MKKLNIFILLVALFSGCDQFDDDINVNPNAPSQASGTQLIANAMLYLPGLSSSPSAQFMSQYLSETQYVNASLYPQSSTSFYGLYQGPLMNLETVLNADDLSGNEGPIPNQLAVASILKSYFTWHITDRWGDIPYTEALQGADDFTPAYDTQESIYSDLFSVLTAANNQIVSGSISNDIIYDGDMSKWSKLANTIRMLMALRLSEVNPSLAQQQFTAAMQAGVMESNDDNLVFKHLADANNQNYWFSQIDLQGREWWALSETLVEKMKPYGDPRLFVYGDPNRTDGDYTGLLFGDTEDFDTEKYALLGSAIHQQDAPVYLVTYAQALFAMAEAAKLGWISGGDAEAENYYNMALENSMMQWNADMSGLDAFMMQPDIAYDPARAIEQIATQRWIHLFMHGYEGWAEYRRTGYPDNMVSPGGADVPNRQIYIEAEQFNNTDNYNEAVQRQFGGPESLYGKVWWDVN; this is encoded by the coding sequence ATGAAGAAGTTAAATATATTTATACTATTAGTAGCCTTATTTTCTGGCTGTGATCAGTTTGATGATGATATCAATGTCAACCCAAACGCCCCTAGCCAAGCTTCAGGTACGCAACTAATCGCAAATGCCATGTTGTATTTACCGGGGTTAAGTTCATCTCCATCGGCTCAGTTTATGTCTCAGTATCTTTCTGAAACACAATATGTAAACGCATCCCTTTACCCTCAGTCCAGTACCAGTTTTTATGGTTTATACCAAGGACCATTGATGAACTTGGAAACCGTATTGAATGCAGATGATTTAAGTGGTAATGAAGGCCCAATACCCAATCAATTGGCGGTAGCAAGTATTCTTAAATCCTACTTTACTTGGCATATCACAGATAGGTGGGGAGATATACCTTATACCGAGGCACTTCAAGGTGCTGATGACTTTACACCAGCATATGATACACAAGAATCGATTTACAGCGATTTGTTCAGTGTTTTGACAGCAGCCAATAATCAAATTGTGTCCGGTAGCATTAGTAATGACATCATTTATGATGGTGATATGTCTAAGTGGTCCAAATTGGCCAATACGATTAGGATGTTGATGGCACTTAGATTGTCTGAGGTAAATCCAAGTCTCGCCCAGCAGCAGTTTACTGCAGCAATGCAGGCTGGTGTAATGGAATCCAATGATGATAATTTGGTTTTCAAACATTTGGCAGATGCCAACAACCAGAATTATTGGTTTAGCCAAATAGACCTGCAAGGCAGAGAATGGTGGGCATTGAGTGAGACTTTGGTGGAAAAAATGAAGCCATATGGAGATCCAAGGCTTTTCGTGTACGGAGATCCTAATAGAACGGATGGTGATTATACAGGATTGCTTTTCGGTGATACCGAGGATTTCGATACTGAAAAGTATGCCCTTTTGGGAAGTGCCATTCATCAACAGGATGCTCCGGTATATTTGGTAACTTATGCCCAGGCATTATTTGCTATGGCAGAGGCAGCGAAACTTGGATGGATTTCTGGGGGAGATGCAGAGGCTGAAAATTACTATAATATGGCGTTAGAAAATTCCATGATGCAATGGAATGCTGATATGAGCGGATTGGATGCATTTATGATGCAGCCAGATATTGCTTATGATCCAGCAAGAGCCATTGAGCAGATAGCAACCCAAAGATGGATTCATTTGTTTATGCATGGATATGAAGGATGGGCCGAATACAGAAGGACAGGTTATCCTGATAATATGGTTTCTCCTGGAGGTGCTGATGTACCTAACCGACAAATTTATATTGAGGCAGAGCAGTTCAATAATACTGACAATTATAATGAGGCAGTCCAACGCCAGTTTGGTGGTCCTGAAAGCCTTTATGGAAAAGTCTGGTG